In the genome of Paenibacillus sp. FSL R5-0766, one region contains:
- a CDS encoding ATP-binding protein, which translates to MLITVTSLVLTGTAIFLGYVMAGALQKIEYVAVPINWLIEYAGSVRVMIITGIVLSPITFFLASFRLIRDLREINTGLQEISAGRFGQLVRVKGKDELSIIAESMNQLSSEWDHYLAKITHGLEEIASGQFDHQIPEIADHQLGEVALSINRMSMQLKHSIAEERKAEKTKNDLITGVSHDLRTPLTSILGFLEVIEKDRYQDEVEMRYYVNIAYEKSLALRRLIDELFEYTRVNNGMPLELNELNMTGLIGQLAEEFVPITKSAGMKIRLNVQEGDFKIQADGALLVRAYENILANAIQYGRMGKYIDIDIAQDGDMLVVRIQNYGVPIPERDLPFIFDRFYRVDSSRSKQTGGTGLGLAITKSIVEVHGGGITAHSSKKATWFETRLSMFGPNQTQVAVTEEAQNEINRIPTVLPEQDLVPKQRIFPWLRHLSLSRIAAVPMILLIVCAVVLFSMKNSFTSNLVVKLPSIFSENEDSTLMPTTGKDELVLITGKTDKDYTLLIHNYLFDGHDLIIQYSMKHSDQISETQWAKQSVKPTFMLDPSTIKIVPGIATDSGVVFAKNGTLHFYFIENSPPPDQFLLKVNVNQLVLSNGPDQQDLLTGDWSFEIPVKKNYEQKNNGQSAPL; encoded by the coding sequence ATGCTAATCACGGTTACAAGCCTAGTTTTAACAGGCACAGCTATTTTTTTGGGGTATGTCATGGCGGGAGCGCTGCAAAAAATTGAATACGTAGCTGTTCCGATCAATTGGCTCATTGAGTATGCAGGGTCCGTTCGTGTGATGATCATAACGGGTATCGTTTTGTCCCCTATCACTTTCTTCCTAGCCAGCTTCCGTTTGATTCGTGATTTACGTGAAATCAACACAGGATTGCAGGAAATATCGGCAGGGCGCTTCGGGCAGCTTGTAAGGGTTAAGGGCAAGGATGAGTTAAGCATCATTGCCGAGAGTATGAATCAATTGAGCAGCGAATGGGACCATTATCTTGCGAAAATCACACACGGTCTGGAGGAGATTGCGAGCGGGCAGTTCGACCATCAAATCCCGGAAATTGCCGATCATCAACTGGGAGAAGTAGCGCTCAGCATCAACCGGATGAGCATGCAGTTGAAGCATTCGATTGCGGAGGAACGCAAGGCGGAAAAGACCAAAAATGATCTGATTACCGGTGTATCTCATGACCTGCGAACTCCACTGACCTCGATTCTTGGCTTTCTCGAAGTCATCGAGAAGGATCGGTATCAAGATGAGGTGGAGATGCGTTATTACGTCAACATTGCATATGAGAAATCTTTGGCACTTCGGAGATTGATCGATGAACTATTCGAATATACACGGGTCAATAACGGCATGCCTCTGGAACTGAACGAACTTAATATGACCGGGTTAATAGGTCAGCTTGCCGAGGAGTTCGTGCCGATTACCAAGAGCGCAGGCATGAAAATCAGGCTAAATGTCCAAGAGGGAGACTTCAAAATTCAAGCTGACGGAGCATTGTTGGTACGGGCATACGAGAATATACTCGCCAATGCCATCCAGTATGGGCGTATGGGCAAATATATCGATATCGATATTGCACAAGATGGAGATATGCTAGTTGTACGGATTCAAAACTATGGAGTCCCTATTCCCGAGCGGGATTTACCTTTTATTTTTGATCGTTTCTACCGGGTAGACAGCTCCAGGTCGAAGCAGACCGGAGGTACAGGTCTCGGTCTCGCCATAACAAAAAGTATTGTCGAGGTACACGGAGGCGGCATCACTGCGCACAGCAGCAAAAAGGCAACCTGGTTTGAAACACGGTTATCAATGTTCGGACCCAATCAGACGCAAGTGGCTGTTACGGAAGAAGCCCAAAACGAAATCAATCGGATACCGACCGTGCTTCCGGAACAAGACCTTGTACCAAAACAAAGAATATTTCCTTGGCTTCGACACCTGTCTCTCTCCAGGATAGCTGCTGTACCCATGATCTTGTTGATCGTCTGCGCAGTGGTACTATTCAGTATGAAGAATTCATTTACCTCTAATCTCGTGGTGAAGTTACCTTCCATCTTCTCTGAAAATGAAGATTCAACGCTGATGCCAACAACCGGCAAGGACGAATTGGTTCTAATCACCGGTAAAACAGACAAAGACTATACACTGCTCATTCATAACTACCTTTTCGACGGGCATGACCTAATTATCCAATACTCCATGAAACATTCTGACCAGATATCGGAGACGCAGTGGGCGAAACAATCGGTCAAACCGACTTTTATGTTAGATCCTTCAACGATAAAGATAGTTCCGGGCATCGCCACAGATTCAGGAGTAGTGTTCGCCAAAAATGGCACCCTCCATTTTTATTTTATCGAGAATTCGCCACCTCCAGACCAGTTCCTGTTGAAAGTCAACGTAAATCAGTTAGTTCTGTCCAATGGCCCGGATCAGCAGGATCTGCTCACTGGAGACTGGAGCTTCGAAATTCCTGTGAAGAAAAATTATGAGCAAAAAAACAACGGTCAAAGCGCGCCCTTGTAG
- a CDS encoding extracellular solute-binding protein, translating into MKHKVLQKAMLVSLSVMLIGMSTVFSTGKQVSANSDNGADSTRTLKVLYWNENDFKMTYGDLFSQKYPNVNIEVVTPGGMEAIKDYNGAINKYSPDLVMLPPYQYQQMSKDKKLVDLEPLIKRDTYDTTTLYPGLLDELKKQGGGKLYGLSPKADSYALLYNADLFKKYNVKTPTDGMTWEEILNLAKKFPTKGDKNSRIWGLSSTGSSNLVMEIAKTEGLTYMNPSTLKATANTTAWKNAYRLSSEATKSGVLDEMISLSGKSYLESSSFIMGRSAMKVASISQIQSLQAAKKGVKNYKPFTLGIAAGPAAKDRKSTGNVYINEIFAIPAGAAHVDAAWDFIKYFNGDDYANEYYKPKNSNNSIGAPLSRMIKEYSGYKLDAFYKLRPNLDSSITSYVLMNKSPNFELRFRSIVLKELTQVVNGKKTLDKGTAAIQSSTQAVADKLKKDQAPKK; encoded by the coding sequence TTGAAGCATAAGGTATTACAGAAGGCCATGCTTGTTAGCTTAAGTGTTATGTTAATCGGTATGTCAACAGTTTTTAGCACAGGTAAGCAAGTCTCTGCAAATTCGGACAACGGGGCAGATTCTACACGTACTTTAAAAGTATTGTACTGGAACGAAAATGATTTCAAAATGACATATGGAGATCTATTTAGTCAGAAGTACCCGAATGTGAATATCGAAGTAGTTACACCTGGAGGTATGGAAGCGATTAAGGATTACAACGGGGCAATCAATAAGTATTCACCCGATCTTGTGATGCTACCCCCTTACCAATACCAACAAATGTCTAAAGATAAAAAGCTGGTCGATTTAGAACCTTTAATTAAGCGAGATACGTATGACACGACAACGTTATACCCAGGCTTGCTTGATGAATTGAAGAAACAAGGCGGTGGTAAACTTTATGGCTTAAGCCCAAAAGCGGATTCGTACGCTCTTCTATATAATGCTGATTTATTTAAAAAGTACAATGTTAAAACACCAACGGATGGGATGACATGGGAAGAGATATTGAATCTTGCTAAGAAATTCCCAACCAAGGGAGATAAGAATTCCCGAATTTGGGGTCTAAGCTCCACTGGATCAAGCAATTTGGTAATGGAAATCGCCAAAACAGAAGGATTAACGTACATGAATCCAAGTACCCTAAAGGCTACTGCAAATACAACAGCGTGGAAAAATGCTTATCGTCTGTCGAGCGAGGCAACGAAGTCCGGGGTACTTGACGAGATGATCAGTCTATCCGGTAAAAGTTACTTGGAAAGTAGCTCGTTCATTATGGGACGATCAGCTATGAAAGTAGCCTCTATTAGTCAGATACAGTCCCTGCAAGCAGCAAAAAAAGGTGTGAAAAATTATAAACCTTTCACACTTGGTATTGCTGCCGGCCCTGCCGCTAAGGACCGGAAGTCAACAGGGAACGTGTATATTAATGAGATATTCGCGATTCCAGCAGGCGCAGCTCATGTTGATGCCGCTTGGGATTTCATCAAATATTTCAATGGAGATGACTACGCTAATGAATACTATAAACCCAAGAATTCGAACAATAGTATCGGTGCTCCTCTATCTCGCATGATTAAGGAGTACTCAGGATACAAGTTGGATGCATTCTATAAATTAAGACCTAATCTGGATTCATCGATAACAAGTTATGTTCTCATGAACAAGTCACCAAATTTTGAATTGAGATTTCGGTCAATTGTATTGAAAGAATTGACACAAGTAGTAAACGGGAAGAAAACATTAGACAAAGGAACTGCTGCTATTCAGTCCAGCACTCAAGCTGTTGCTGATAAATTGAAAAAGGATCAGGCGCCAAAGAAATAG